The sequence below is a genomic window from Verrucomicrobiota bacterium.
CTGCCCGAGCCCGTGCAGGAGCAGATTCGCAAGGCCCAGGCGTCGCTCGCGAAGAACACCGGCCTCACGCTCATCCTCGCGCTGAGCTACGGCGGGCGTCAGGAGATCATCGAGGGCGTTCGTGCCATCGCGGAGAAGGCCCGCCGCGGCACCATCGATCCCGCCGAGATCAATGAGCAGGTGATTTCGCAACACCTCGACACGCGCCACTGGCCCGACCCGGACCTGCTCATCCGCACAAGCGGCGAGATGCGCGTGAGCAACTTCCTCCTCTGGCAGATTTCCTACACCGAGCTCGTCGTGACTCCGACCCTGTGGCCGGACTTCCGCAAGCAGCACCTGTTCGAGGCGCTCGAGGAATTCACCCGGCGCCACCGGCGCTTTGGCGGCGTGTGAGACCGGGAAACACGCTCGGCAACCCGGGGCAACCCGTGTAACGATTCCACCCAAGCAACCGCCGCCCCGTGGACCCCGCCCCAACAACCCAGCCGGCACCGACGCCTTCGAAGGGCAAGACCTTCCTGCGCCGGCTCGCGAGTTCGCTGGTGCTCTGGGCGGTCATGCTCGGTGCGATGTTCTCCGGCAACGCGTTCATCTCGAACACGGTCTTCCTGCTTCTGATGCTCGCGCTCGCCGGACTCGGGCTGATCGAATTCTACAGCCTCGTCGAGAAGCGCG
It includes:
- a CDS encoding isoprenyl transferase; the encoded protein is MSSHSPQLSPQAKAAVPTHVAIIMDGNGRWAKQRMLPRVEGHRQGVEAVCATVRACGELGIKYLTLYAFSVENWNRPKDEVAMLMSLLLRFIKSEITELQKHNVRLEVIGQIYRLPEPVQEQIRKAQASLAKNTGLTLILALSYGGRQEIIEGVRAIAEKARRGTIDPAEINEQVISQHLDTRHWPDPDLLIRTSGEMRVSNFLLWQISYTELVVTPTLWPDFRKQHLFEALEEFTRRHRRFGGV